In one window of Canis lupus baileyi chromosome 12, mCanLup2.hap1, whole genome shotgun sequence DNA:
- the CHCHD5 gene encoding coiled-coil-helix-coiled-coil-helix domain-containing protein 5, translating to MQAALEITARYCGRELEQYGQCVVAKPESWQRDCHHLKMSIAQCTSSHPIIRQIRQACAEPFEAFEECLRQNEAAVGNCAEHVRRFLQCAEQVQPPRSPSAMETKPLPTS from the exons AT GCAGGCGGCCCTGGAGATCACTGCTCGCTACTGTGGCCGAGAGCTGGAGCAATATGGCCAGTGTGTGGTGGCCAAGCCTGAGTCATGGCAGCGAGACTGTCACCACCTTAAGATGAGTATTGCTCAATGCACGTCCTCCCA CCCAATCATCCGTCAGATCCGCCAGGCTTGTGCTGAGCCTTTTGAGGCCTTTGAAGAGTGTCTTCGACAGAATGAGGCAGCTGTGGGCAACTGTGCAGAGCATGTGCGCCGCTTCCTGCAGTGTGCTGAGCAGGTGCAACCACCACGCTCACCCTCAGCTATGGAG ACAAAGCCACTTCCTACCTCCTGA